The following DNA comes from Planctomycetia bacterium.
CGTGCAATTGCACGAAGATGTCGCCGAGTTGTCCGCCAGGCTCGAAGCGCTGTGGGGACGGATCGACGCCATCGGCGAACTCGATGCGACCGACGTGGAACCGACGCGGGTGCGCGAACTGTTAATCGCGGCCTACGCGGAGCTTTCCGGACGCATTCTGGAGTTGTCGCTGATTCAGGCCAGAGCCAAGCTCGACAGCGTCACGCTGGTCGATATTGAGTTGGCCTCGCAGCGGGCTTTTGAGATCGCCCAGGAAAATCGCCGGGATTTGAAGAACGCCCGCGCGCAGTTGGTCGATACGTGGCGGTTAATCGAGTTCAACGCCAACGCCTTGGAGGCCGACCTGGATTTGGTGCTGCAAGGCGATTTGGGCACCACGGGGGACAATCCGCTCCGCTTTCGCGATACGAACGGCCGGATTCGCGTCGGCTTCGAGTTCGACGCGCCGATCACGCGCCTGGCGGAACGCAATCAATACCGCCAGGCGCTGATCGAGTACCAGCAGGCCCGGCGTAGCTTTATGGAAACGCAGGACCAGATTCACCAAGGCTTGCGAGCGACTTTGCGGAGCGCGGAGCTCAACCAGGTGAACTTCGAATTACGCCGCGCCGCCGTGCAGATCGCGATCAGCCAGGTTGATCTGGCCCGGCTCCGGTTGAACGAGCCGCCGCGGCCGGGGGTCGCCCCGGAGTTCGGGGCCACAACGGCGTTGAACCTGGTGAATTCGCTTTCGGACCTGCTGAACGTTCAGAACGATTTTCTCAGCGTCTGGGTCAACTACGAGACACTGCGGATCGGGCTCGACTTCCAGTTGGGCACGATGGAGCTGGACGACCGCGGGCTCTGGATCGACCCGGGGCCAATTCTCGGTGATCGCATTCCCGGTGAGAGCGACGGGAAGACCGGCGATCGCCCGAAGCTGATGCAACCCCCTCAAGAAGAGGTAGGACGGCCAGAAGGGGCGCCGCGGATGGTACATTGAATGTGTCTATTGCCGCTAAGCCCAGGGAAGGCGCTCGGAGACGTTGACATCAGCAACGTCTTGGGTGGCCTTCCCTGGGCTTGAAGGAGAGAGCCCCGCTCCGTGAAAAGCGTGGCTCCCATAAAAAGGGTGACATGGGATTGCCGATCTTCTAGAATGCCGGGTAAGCTACGGCCGTCGGTACCTGCCCCAAAGCGCCCAATTTTGAAACCAGTCGATCCGGTCGGCCCTTCTTTGGAGGGGCAGCGGAGTAGCTTGTCGTCGCGATCCCCGCGGCGGCCGAAACTCTGGCCCGAGTCGCGTGGTTTAGTGGTTGGGTCCCCGATCCAGCCGCTGAGGTTTCGCGCCGGCGACAAGTTGCCCAGATTCACAACCCTGGGAAGCTCGTCTAAGTACCTACAGCGTTCCGTTCATCCCACCTACCTCCAGCGCCGCGTGGCGAAACGATTGGTGATTGCCATGAAATCATCTAGTGCGCGACGAACTGCACGCCAAGGAAAAATCGGCGCCTGGCTGCTGATCGCCTTGGCGATTTGCACTGCCGGTGGCGGCGGCTATTACTGGTACGCTCAGCAACGCCCGAAGCAGGCGAGGTTGTTAGATCGGGTGATCGTCCAGCCGGTCACGCGCGATCTATTCCTACACCGCATCTCACAGCGCGGCGAAATCGAGAGCGCGAGCAACATCGACGTCTACTGCGAAGTGAAGTCGTCGGCCGGCAGCAATACGGGCGTGGCGATTCTGGACGTGATCCCGGAAGGGACGCAGGTCCGCAAGGGCGATAAGCTCGCGACGCTCGATTCCTCAGCATTGGAGAAAGAGCGGATCGCGCAGCAAATTCTCTGCAACACGAGCGACGCGTTGTTGATTCAGTCGACGAATCTGCACGAGACGT
Coding sequences within:
- a CDS encoding TolC family protein; amino-acid sequence: VQLHEDVAELSARLEALWGRIDAIGELDATDVEPTRVRELLIAAYAELSGRILELSLIQARAKLDSVTLVDIELASQRAFEIAQENRRDLKNARAQLVDTWRLIEFNANALEADLDLVLQGDLGTTGDNPLRFRDTNGRIRVGFEFDAPITRLAERNQYRQALIEYQQARRSFMETQDQIHQGLRATLRSAELNQVNFELRRAAVQIAISQVDLARLRLNEPPRPGVAPEFGATTALNLVNSLSDLLNVQNDFLSVWVNYETLRIGLDFQLGTMELDDRGLWIDPGPILGDRIPGESDGKTGDRPKLMQPPQEEVGRPEGAPRMVH